The Zygosaccharomyces rouxii strain CBS732 chromosome A complete sequence genome window below encodes:
- the ATP16 gene encoding F1F0 ATP synthase subunit delta (highly similar to gnl|GLV|KLLA0F14773g Kluyveromyces lactis KLLA0F14773g and similar to YDL004W uniprot|Q12165 Saccharomyces cerevisiae YDL004W ATP16 Delta subunit of the central stalk of mitochondrial F1F0 ATP synthase which is a large evolutionarily conserved enzyme complex required for ATP synthesis), producing the protein MFRLNAARTLTKSVNAVAKRTYAEAAANDFLKLKFALPHETLFAGTKVTQVNLPAKSGGVGILANHVPTVEQLSPGVVEIFEGANTKKYFVSGGFASVQPDSTLCVTSVEAFPLESFSQENVKSLISDANKNLSSSDEKVAATAAIQLEVLEALQAALK; encoded by the coding sequence atgTTCCGTCTAAACGCTGCTAGAACTTTGACAAAATCTGTCAACGCTGTTGCTAAGCGTACTTATGCCGAAGCTGCCGCAAATGATTTTctgaaattaaaatttgcTTTACCTCATGAAACTTTATTTGCTGGTACCAAAGTTACTCAAGTCAATTTGCCAGCAAAATCTGGTGGCGTTGGTATTCTAGCAAATCACGTCCCAACTGTGGAACAATTGAGCCCAGGTGttgtggaaatttttgaaggtgCCAACACCAAGAAATACTTTGTTTCTGGTGGTTTCGCATCTGTGCAACCAGATTCCACTTTGTGCGTTACCTCCGTGGAAGCTTTTCCATTGGAATCTTTCTCTCAAGAGAATGtcaaatctttgatcaGTGATGCCAACAAGAACTTGAGTTCTTCTGACGAAAAGGTTGCTGCTACCGCTGCTATCCAATTAGAAGTTCTGGAAGCTCTACAAGCAGCTCTAAAATAA
- the MCD1 gene encoding kleisin alpha (similar to uniprot|Q05325 Saccharomyces cerevisiae YDL003W MCD1 Essential protein required for sister chromatid cohesion in mitosis and meiosis subunit of the cohesin complex expression is cell cycle regulated and peaks in S phase): MSETHTISISAKNGPLAQIWLAANMSNLGRGQVLQTSISESANEIAKASGCDENVTNIEHITLRTSGELLQGIVRVYSKQAAFLLSDIKDTLTKISTLFKSNQRINITVNRANTIAAVDQLILEDAVTEKEVLAAPSLDFLDDNQIPEGLMGQETEESHQRRVQGAAPWDTSLEFGRRFDPDEDLEYNQSSGLDLDFDIDDGQLSKTAEEGTRQSHDVVSQSQEPEHLLMGEDDFPLEDPNNVDWDLGISEEKDQERATSEAGSHDSVELGRRAEERSMTGEPIDFGFNLDIEKDAGDEEDQEEPESDEQQQKLQEEERERERKEEAKRERKARKDPALRNCKRIQQDVETELDDHSLKTASEEILNGRPETEVQDLPKLNQKRLWGEMIQSLSYLPQETIERLTSLQTSKKPKTQVESENEESFEEPQMDISLGLNDDLLPESSISSSRPPSELGEGDHESPMAADIGEHPLDQGQEEHGEPNIEQSTQQDSDEREPSSSQSELDDSEKVKLTTGEFASREAVDFAELMRVEFIDNDSLEFENLLTTKKRAQGVEEDTRLTRQEATKGFFDMLSLATADCIDLNQQETFGEINISARPALYERFITA; the protein is encoded by the coding sequence ATGTCTGAAACACATACTATTAGTATATCTGCTAAGAATGGACCATTGGCTCAAATATGGTTAGCTGCTAATATGTCAAATTTGGGTAGAGGCCAAGTGCTTCAGACTAGTATTAGTGAATCTGCAAATGAGATTGCAAAGGCGTCAGGATGTGATGAGAATGTGACTAATATCGAACATATAACGCTTCGTACTTCAGGTGAACTTTTACAAGGTATTGTCAGAGTCTATTCCAAACAAGCAGCTTTTTTACTATCTGACATTAAGGATACTTTGACCAAGATTAGCacacttttcaaatcgaACCAAAGGATAAATATTACCGTCAACAGGGCTAATACTATTGCCGCGGTGGACCAATTGATTTTAGAGGATGCAGTTACTGAAAAAGAAGTTTTAGCAGCACCAAGTTTGGATTTTCTCGACGATAACCAAATTCCTGAAGGTCTCATGGGTCaagaaactgaagaaaGTCATCAAAGGAGAGTACAAGGTGCAGCACCATGGGATACTTCACTGGAATTTGGTAGAAGATTCGATCCAGATGAAGACTTAGAATATAATCAATCGTCAGGATTAGATTTAgattttgatattgatgatgGTCAATTGTCAAAGACTGCTGAAGAAGGTACTCGTCAATCGCACGATGTTGTAAGTCAATCGCAGGAACCAGAGCATTTATTGATgggtgaagatgattttCCATTAGAAGATCCTAACAATGTAGATTGGGATTTAGGTATATCTGAGGAAAAGGATCAAGAAAGAGCCACTTCAGAGGCTGGTTCACACGATTCTGTGGAATTAGGTCGAAGAGCTGAAGAAAGATCGATGACTGGGGAACCCATCGATTTTGGATTTAACcttgatattgaaaaagatgcCGGAGATGAGGAAGATCAGGAGGAACCAGAAAGTGATGAACAGCAACAAAAACTACaggaagaggaaagagaaagagaaagaaaggAGGAAGCCAAAAGAGAGAGAAAAGCTAGAAAAGATCCAGCTCTACGTAATTGTAAAAGAATTCAGCAAGATGTGGAAACAGAGCTTGATGATCATTCGTTGAAAACTGCTTCAGAGGAAATATTGAATGGACGGCCTGAAACTGAGGTACAAGACCTGCCCAAGTTGAACCAAAAGAGATTATGGGGAGAAATGATACAGAGCTTGTCTTATTTACCTCAGGAAACCATTGAAAGGTTGACATCATTACAGACCTCTAAAAAACCAAAGACACAGGTGGAAtcagaaaatgaagaaagttTCGAAGAACCTCAGATGGATATATCGTTAGGTCTAAATGATGACCTCCTACCAGAATCAAGTATAAGTAGTAGTCGTCCACCATCTGAACTTGGTGAAGGTGACCATGAATCGCCTATGGCTGCAGATATCGGTGAACATCCCTTAGATCAAGGTCAAGAGGAACATGGAGAACCCAATATCGAACAATCGACACAACAAGATTCAGATGAAAGAGAGCCGTCATCCTCACAGTCTGAACTCGATGATTCTGaaaaggtgaaattgaCCACCGGTGAATTTGCTTCAAGGGAAGCGGTAGATTTTGCTGAATTGATGAGGGttgaattcattgataatgatTCTTTAGAATTTGAGAATCTTCTTACAACTAAGAAAAGGGCTCAGGgagttgaagaagatacaCGTCTGACAAGACAAGAAGCAACGAAAGGATTCTTCGATATGCTTTCTCTAGCGACAGCTGACTGCATCGATTTAAATCAGCAGGAAACTTTTGGGGAGATTAACATCTCTGCTAGACCAGCACTTTATGAAAGATTCATCACAGCATAG
- the UTP20 gene encoding Utp20p (similar to uniprot|P35194 Saccharomyces cerevisiae YBL004W UTP20 Possible snoRNA-binding protein based on computational analysis of large-scale protein-protein interaction data) yields the protein MAKQKNTPKATNKFRYASFKDKIDDLKIEPVRNLATRAHDYVETSHFFASFEHWREINLSSSFTSFAGDVENIVQTLPQILYHEETILSTLLHYIDRHEPLSLQPLLDLLAQFCHDLGPDFLKFYERSVNSMVSLLEAAVSFESSDVFEWTFNCLAYIFKYLSRYLTEDLVPTFNLLFPLLSHSKTYLSRFSAEAMSFLIRKSNLKNLVGFVSFAFKKLVEVEEANFYDGLLALFTEALVSTQEALHSKCRSILDIFIGEALATSSDRSGSLLCDLWINLARHASFDNLQPVFESVVNKLQNVIDANNMNQATKIITTISFAESGKKVGNWTSVVELVKVIISQKDRSKLSPQTLAFLFMVLLRNCDIKNLTHFHKKLYEFYLDEYPDYFTGFFKASVDFTADRVYSFNGNRYLQQYLNKHWSTHQEQISLFLLQSSDDSDANRKLVVKTPDEFARSILESLKVYGKHISDDGLFEVCQGSILLSRSQEKNEDVLIPVLENILNASSPVTDFKKDVLGYVLDALQPSDQETHYQLLNDTLQQLESYRDSLVFIKSLNKYLLGLGKGPKLGKYLSGLDDYIRILSENLTLPDKALRYETLKLITTLMEVQEKEVPQLLNDCKIIEEIPLTLLNARDLSIRIRNMGSTFAKVESGSIITSLFFKFLFGLLTIRFSPVWEGVYEVISNAYGKDQQLVWDLIKRFLDAPDDHHCLTYYDDFMVGEADIDRWNVRAVRLHEILESFSNTWSGYCFSKSTIVETMKARRANLDYPGQLRNQTLKLMLLVPQFVERHSRDIIPYLFNQDESTEIFGLQEEKRGDLGSAARWTEADRNLLLKVIGKFKNMKSIYRFQEVHDRLMLLLGSRNTEVQKLAFEALLGYHDSVLTKYRDNLRNLLDDTLFKDELLNLISTGDSKLIEDQDEPQLMPYVVRIFFGRAQTPGTSGIKKGRKHAVISMLPNLRDEYIVEFLKLGSGKFNYQYFFENGRIIEDSEVTATTLRRMLGFVNIVDYALGVLASGYPKVMATTVRPLIYTIHMSYHVSNVEEKEPYMAKLAANLRQQSMKCLNNLFQYLGTSSVLNEFIEEICDIVVMPRIEKFENENLQQPSSTLRMISSWSTVGELYPFLYFNDYASPSAMMRVLSNPNAKESVVGVILEAANNIVTNPVNTDEYADLVTIVAANCLRVLPTLYKKITNPEIVSTSIDLLLNLVYAGYLQDNETRKYLVDSFNHIIRDAFKGVSKKDVIKVLQVLAALLKDYDCDWDDVKDLFEAVSGLHAKYSEKQLKEPLNDVFASFACRFPDLQKLSNLLSDLNSFSSKHMLEYDFPRILSAFKQFHEVGYREYSEKQWLPILFTCMLYINDEEELAIRTNASHTFCKFFDYLNEKPSPDAADEAVKILKRLILPHLRSGLRRTSEVIQAEHISVLSYIVSTGKYFTDLDDLRVLLYNGDVEANFFVNVVHIQLHRRLRAVRRLREHGHELSGSSISNYLIPIVEHYVFSKEEKFRNIGNEVLVTIGVLANFLSWSQYKGLLRRYIYFLKSRPDNLKESVNLITQLSSALKNSLCYCRHKFNSEVVLKKFPIELEEPDNFVTEEIYPKLTSVLQVRDNETAVARIPLSEALVNFVIGLDEVKLVSLLPGTLTSLCQILRSRSEELRDAVRKTLAEVSKILGAEYLPFILKELISALRRGSQVHVLSFTVHHVLKTLEAALKPSDLDNSSQLLVNVIMEDIFGFAGEEKESDNYHTTMKEIKVSRSYDTAEMLTSNISLPFFYTVLNPVKALLLERMNLKSQNKLNELLRKYALGLNRNVQAASTEVLGLCYEIFEQSETVKKHTKSNRPLVSENEEFFLINLNAKSGRVENETSLLNTTLQKFSLDLLRTVITRHRSLLEVKYLEGFMPLLKSCVTSENEDVLTIALRVLLVMVKLEFPESSESIFANCARRVLNIIKDSPSTSSEVCQVGLKFLSAVIRHKNIKLKDSALSYVLGRVLPDLNEPNKQGLAFNFVKALVYKHIQLPELYDVIDTVRQIMVTNHSKEIRDVSRSVYYQFLMEYDQSKGRLEKQFKFMVDNLQYPSQDGRQSVMELINLIVNKANSVLLSKLSSSFFVALANVFFNDDAPRCREMASLLLSKLLSKLDPESLTTVEKYITAWLKQVQNVTFMNLGLRVYKVYLTSIGLEHNAALDELAMNRVKTIISNTDVGSESQWDLVYSALNLFIAYVERSEKSFGVAFRITWDKVIGCILYPHLWVRQSASRLVNLLVNNLDKFEKKFTDLEVQNVVSRTMRQLGAPTVPESLAAISVKTLMKVAMRWKENNVPFVLKESDNAQEVHYSSALDYMIVRAGAIIRSEENPADSFMSKKSCIQLLALLVQILDENQLVEESEKIIMSLFNYLEQGAGDGLNEEQQELGNLAQECLQILESKISVSDFTQAYANVKHNVLTRRQERKAKRAVLAVKAPDVAAQKKIKKHVRSREKRKHERDEHGFYQRKNKKKRM from the coding sequence ATGGCTAAGCAGAAAAATACGCCCAAGGCAACTAATAAATTCAGATATGCCTCTTTCAAGGATAAGATCGATGACTTAAAAATTGAACCAGTGAGGAATCTGGCAACAAGAGCGCATGATTATGTTGAAACTTCCCACTTTTTTGCATCATTTGAGCACTGGAGAGAAATTAATTTGAGTTCAAGCTTTACTAGTTTTGCGGGagatgttgaaaatattgtACAGACATTACCTcagattctttatcatgAGGAAACAATTTTGAGCACTCTTTTACATTATATCGACAGACATGAGCCTTTATCATTGCAACCTCTTTTGGATCTTCTGGCGCAGTTTTGCCATGATTTGGGTCCAGATTTTTTGAAGTTTTATGAAAGATCTGTCAACTCTATGGTGAGCCTTCTCGAGGCTGCAGTTAGCTTTGAATCCTCTGATGTATTTGAATGGACTTTCAATTGTTTGGCAtatattttcaaatatctATCCAGATATCTGACGGAAGATTTGGTGCCGACTTTTAATCTACTGTTCCCATTATTGTCACATTCAAAAACGTACCTTTCCAGGTTCTCAGCAGAGGCAATGTCCTTTTTAATTCGTAAATCCAActtaaaaaatttggtggGATTCGTTTCCTTTGCCTTTAAAAAGCTAgttgaagtggaagaagctAATTTCTACGATGGGCTTTTGGCTCTTTTCACAGAGGCACTGGTATCGACTCAAGAAGCGCTGCATTCCAAATGTAGGTCTATTTTGGATATTTTCATTGGAGAAGCTTTGGCGACAAGTTCTGATAGATCGGGAAGCCTTCTATGTGACTTATGGATTAATCTTGCCAGACATGCTTCATTTGACAATTTACAGCCTGTCTTTGAGAGTGTGGTCAACAAGTTACAAAATGTTATCGATGCAAATAATATGAACCAAGCAACAAAGATTATTACAACTATATCATTTGCGGAAAGCGGTAAGAAAGTTGGTAACTGGACGTCAGTAGTGGAGTTAGTAAAAGTAATAATCTCTCAAAAAGATAGGTCCAAACTAAGTCCCCAAACGCTggcatttttatttatgGTTTTACTTCGTAATTGTGATATCAAAAATCTGACACATTTCcataaaaaattgtatgAGTTCTACCTGGATGAATATCCTGATTATTTTACTGGATTTTTTAAGGCATCAGTAGATTTTACGGCTGATAGGGTTTATTCTTTTAATGGAAACAGGTACCTACAGCAGTACCTGAATAAGCATTGGTCTACACACCAAGAACAGATTAGTTTATTTCTTTTGCAATCTAGCGATGATTCCGATGCTAATAGGAAATTGGTCGTCAAGACACCAGATGAATTTGCAAGATCGATTTTAGAATCATTGAAAGTTTACGGTAAACATATTTCCGATGATGGTTTATTCGAGGTATGTCAAGGCAGTATACTACTGTCGAGGtctcaagaaaagaatgaagatgtaCTTATTCCGGTActtgaaaatattttgaatgcTTCGTCTCCAGTAACAGATTTTAAGAAGGATGTGTTGGGGTACGTACTGGATGCTCTGCAGCCTTCGGATCAAGAAACTCACTACCAGCTTTTAAATGATACTCTACAGCAGCTAGAAAGTTATAGAGACAGTCTGGTTTTCATTAAGAGCTTAAATAAATACCTGCTTGGATTAGGGAAAGGGCCCAAATTGGGAAAATATTTGAGTGGACTGGATGATTATATTAGAATTCTTTCTGAAAATTTGACCTTACCTGACAAGGCACTTCGTTATGAGACTTTGAAACTAATTACTACTTTGATGGAAGTACAAGAAAAAGAGGTACCGCAACTTCTCAATGATTGTAAAATCATAGAAGAAATCCCTTTGACGTTATTAAATGCCCGTGATTTAAGTATAAGGATCAGAAATATGGGATCAACCTTTGCGAAGGTAGAATCAGGAAGTATTATAACGTCtttgtttttcaaatttctgTTTGGTCTGTTGACTATAAGGTTTTCCCCTGTCTGGGAAGGTGTTTATGAAGTAATTTCCAATGCTTATGGTAAAGATCAACAATTAGTTTGGGACCTCATCAAGCGATTTCTTGATGCACCCGATGATCACCATTGCTTAACTTATTATGATGATTTTATGGTTGGTGAAGCGGACATCGATCGTTGGAATGTGAGAGCGGTGAGACTCCATGAGATATTAGAATCCTTTTCTAACACATGGTCAGGTTATTgtttttctaaatcaacAATTGTAGAAACAATGAAAGCAAGAAGAGCAAATTTAGATTATCCCGGTCAACTCAGAAACCAAACTTTAAAGTTGATGCTTTTGGTTCCACAATTTGTTGAGCGCCATTCAAGAGATATAATACCGTACTTATTCAATCAAGATGAATCTACGGAAATTTTTGGGCTTCAAGAAGAGAAACGAGGTGATTTGGGTTCTGCAGCTAGGTGGACGGAGGCTGATAGAAATTTGCTGTTAAAAgtaattggaaaattcaaGAACATGAAATCTATCTATAGGTTCCAAGAGGTCCATGATAGGCTAATGCTTTTGTTGGGAAGTAGAAACACAGAAGTACAGAAATTAGCTTTTGAAGCACTTCTAGGATACCATGATTCTGTGCTCACAAAATATCGCGACAATTTAAGAAATTTGCTTGACGATACACTATTTAAGGATGAGCTCCttaatttaatttctaCAGGGGACTCAAAACTTATCGAAGACCAGGATGAGCCTCAGTTGATGCCTTACGTCGTGAGAATATTCTTTGGTCGTGCTCAGACACCTGGTACCAGTGGAATAAAGAAGGGTAGGAAACATGCGGTTATCTCAATGTTGCCCAATTTACGAGATGAATATAttgtagaatttttgaaattgggtAGTGGTAAGTTTAATTATCAGTACTTCTTCGAAAATGGACGGATTATAGAAGATTCAGAGGTAACGGCAACCACATTGCGCCGAATGCTAGGTTTCGTTAATATTGTCGACTATGCTTTGGGAGTTTTGGCTTCAGGTTATCCCAAAGTCATGGCAACGACAGTTCGCCCACTTATCTACACTATTCACATGTCTTATCATGTTTCTAATGTGGAAGAGAAGGAACCTTACATGGCTAAACTTGCAGCTAATCTAAGACAGCAATCAATGAAATGTTTGAATAATTTGTTTCAATATTTGGGGACATCTTCGGTGCTGAACGaatttattgaagaaatctgTGATATCGTTGTCATGCCTCGTATCGAAAAGTTCGAGAATGAGAACTTGCAACAGCCCTCTTCAACCTTGCGAATGATTTCATCCTGGTCAACTGTAGGTGAACTTTATCCCTTCCTTTACTTTAACGATTATGCTTCTCCGTCCGCTATGATGAGGGTACTGTCTAATCCAAATGCTAAGGAATCGGTTGTGGGTGTGATATTAGAAGCTGCCAACAATATCGTGACAAACCCAGTAAACACCGATGAATATGCGGATTTGGTGACAATTGTTGCCGCCAACTGCTTGCGAGTGTTGCCAACATTGTATAAGAAAATTACTAATCCGGAGATCGTCTCGACTTCTATTGATCTTTTGTTAAATTTGGTTTACGCCGGTTATCTGCAGGATAATGAAACCAGAAAATACTTGGTAGATTCTTTCAACCATATTATCAGGGATGCGTTCAAAGGAGTTAGCAAAAAAGACGTGATTAAAGTTTTACAGGTTTTAGCTGCACTGTTGAAGGATTACGACTGCGATTGGGACGACGTTAAGGATCTGTTTGAAGCGGTAAGTGGCCTACACGCAAAATATAGTGAAAAGCAGTTGAAGGAGCCTCTCAACGATGTTTTTGCAAGTTTTGCTTGCAGATTTCCTGACTTGCAAAAGCTATCGAACCTTCTATCAGACCTCAACTCGTTTTCTTCCAAGCATATGCTGGAATACGACTTTCCAAGGATTTTATCTGCTTTTAAACAGTTTCATGAAGTGGGTTATAGAGAATATTCAGAAAAACAATGGCTGCCAATACTGTTCACCTGTATGTTGTATatcaatgatgaagaggaactTGCCATTAGGACAAATGCTTCTCACACCTTCTGCAAATTTTTCGATTATCTCAACGAAAAGCCTTCGCCTGATGCCGCCGACGAAGCAgtcaaaattttgaaaaggttgaTCTTACCTCACTTACGTTCCGGGTTAAGAAGAACATCAGAGGTTATACAAGCTGAACATATTTCAGTCCTTTCTTACATTGTGAGTACCGGGAAGTATTTTACTGATTTAGACGATTTGCGAGTTCTCCTTTACAACGGGGACGTCGAAGCCAATTTTTTCGTCAATGTTGTTCATATACAACTTCATCGTCGTTTAAGAGCTGTGAGAAGATTGAGAGAGCATGGCCACGAATTGTCTGGTTCCAGTATTTCAAACTATCTGATCCCTATTGTTGAACATTATGTGTTTTCtaaagaggaaaaattcaGAAACATTGGTAATGAGGTCCTCGTTACTATTGGTGTTTTGGCTAACTTTCTGTCTTGGAGTCAGTACAAAGGCTTGTTGAGACGCTATATTTACTTCTTAAAGTCAAGGCCAGATAACTTGAAAGAGTCAGTCAATTTGATTACTCAATTGTCTTCTGctttaaaaaattcattatGTTATTGTAGACATAAGTTTAACAGTGAAGTGGTgctgaagaaatttccaATCGAATTGGAGGAACCTGATAATTTTGTAACCGAAGAGATTTATCCTAAACTTACGAGTGTTTTGCAGGTTCGAGACAATGAAACGGCAGTGGCTAGAATTCCGCTCTCGGAGGCGCTGGTGAACTTTGTTATTGGTTTGGATGAGGTAAAGCTTGTAAGCTTGCTTCCAGGTACTTTAACTAGTCTGTGTCAAATATTGAGGAGCAGATCAGAAGAATTGCGTGATGCTGTAAGGAAAACTTTAGCGGAAGTTAGCAAGATTCTAGGTGCAGAATATCTGCCATTTATTCTAAAGGAACTAATTTCTGCTCTGAGGAGGGGCTCACAAGTCCACGTTTTAAGTTTCACTGTTCACCATGTGTTGAAAACTTTGGAGGCTGCTTTAAAACCATCAGACCTGGATAACTCTTCTCAATTGTTGGTCAATGTTATCATGGAGGATATCTTTGGTTTTGCTGGGGAGGAAAAGGAGTCTGATAATTACCACACTACTATGAAGGAAATTAAAGTTAGTAGAAGCTATGACACAGCTGAAATGCTTACTTCCAACATATCCCTACCTTTTTTTTACACCGTTTTGAACCCTGTGAAGGCGCTTCTTTTAGAaaggatgaatttgaaaagtcAAAATAAGTTGAATGAATTATTGAGAAAATATGCCTTGGGTTTGAACCGCAATGTACAAGCTGCTTCCACTGAGGTTCTAGGTCTATGTTatgaaatctttgaacAGTCTGAGACAGTGAAGAAGCATACAAAGAGCAATAGACCTTTGGTCAGTGAAAACGAAGAGTTCTTCCTAATCAACCTCAATGCCAAAAGTGGGAGAGTTGAGAACGAGACTTCCTTGTTAAATACAACCTTGCAGAAATTTTCGTTGGATCTGCTGCGTACTGTAATAACCAGGCATCGTTCCCTTCTCGAGGTTAAATATCTGGAGGGATTTATGCCCCTGTTAAAGTCATGTGTGACTTCAGAAAATGAGGACGTGCTAACTATTGCGTTGAGAGTTTTGCTGGTTATGGTAAAGCTAGAGTTCCCCGAGAGTTCGGAGAGTATTTTCGCAAATTGTGCCAGAAGGGTTCTGAATATAATCAAGGATTCTCCTTCTACATCCAGTGAGGTCTGCCAAGTGGgcttaaaatttttgtctGCAGTTATCCGTCATAAGAATATCAAACTCAAAGATTCTGCTCTAAGTTATGTTTTGGGAAGAGTTTTGCCGGATTTGAATGAACCAAATAAACAGGGTTTAGCATTCAATTTCGTTAAAGCATTGGTTTACAAGCATATCCAATTACCAGAACTATATGATGTCATCGATACTGTTCGCCAGATCATGGTTACAAACCACTCTAAAGAAATCAGGGATGTTTCGAGAAGTGtttattatcaatttttgatggAATATGATCAAAGTAAAGGACGTTTAGAGAAGCAATTTAAATTCATGGTTGACAATTTGCAGTATCCATCTCAGGATGGTAGACAATCAGTGATGGAATTGATCAACCTAATTGTGAATAAGGCTAATTCTGTTTTGTTGTCCAAGTTATCctcatctttctttgtGGCTTTGGCGAATGTTTTCTTTAATGACGATGCTCCTCGTTGTCGTGAGATGGCCTCTTTATTGCTATCCAAACTGTTATCAAAATTGGATCCTGAGAGTTTGACGACTGTGGAAAAATATATCACTGCATGGTTAAAACAAGTTCAAAATGTTACTTTCATGAACCTCGGTTTGAGAGTGTATAAAGTTTATTTGACGAGTATTGGTTTAGAACATAACGCTGCTCTGGATGAACTTGCCATGAATCGTGTCAAAACCATTATCTCCAACACTGACGTGGGATCCGAATCACAATGGGATCTCGTCTATTCTGCATTGAATCTGTTTATTGCATATGTTGAACGGTCAGAAAAGAGCTTCGGTGTAGCATTCCGCATCACTTGGGATAAGGTTATAGGTTGTATTTTGTATCCTCATCTGTGGGTCCGTCAATCAGCTTCACGTCTTGTTAATTTATTAGTGAACAACCTCGACAAATTCGAGAAGAAGTTTACTGATTTAGAAGTTCAAAACGTTGTTAGCAGAACTATGCGTCAACTGGGGGCACCAACGGTTCCTGAAAGTTTGGCTGCTATCTCCGTCAAAACGTTGATGAAAGTAGCTATGAGATGGAAAGAGAATAATGTACCATTCGTCCTTAAAGAATCAGACAATGCTCAAGAGGTCCATTACTCTAGTGCTCTCGATTATATGATCGTCAGAGCAGGTGCTATCATTAGAAGTGAAGAAAATCCTGCGGATTCCTTTATGAGTAAAAAATCATGCATTCAACTACTGGCGCTATTGGTACAGATTTTGGATGAAAATCAACttgttgaagaatctgaaaaaattatcatGTCATTGTTCAATTATTTGGAGCAAGGAGCCGGTGATGGGTTGAAcgaagaacaacaagaattgggtAATCTTGCTCAAGAATGTttgcaaattttggaatccaAGATAAGTGTTTCTGATTTTACCCAGGCTTATGCTAATGTCAAGCACAATGTTTTGACTAGACgtcaagaaagaaaagcTAAAAGGGCAGTGTTGGCCGTTAAAGCTCCTGACGTTGCCgctcaaaagaagattaaAAAGCATGTTAGATCAAGAGAAAAGCGTAAACATGAAAGGGATGAACATGGTTTTtaccaaagaaagaataagaagaagagaatgTAA